From Penicillium psychrofluorescens genome assembly, chromosome: 6, one genomic window encodes:
- a CDS encoding uncharacterized protein (ID:PFLUO_009523-T1.cds;~source:funannotate): MASILSSGILARSFKHLRLVPVQVSYLCSLSYIPSQAKVAQVRSPGPPLLKQSIAYTHTRKMSTSTPILERYKLIFFVPPSHLELCKEAVFTTGAGSFPGGKYTKCAFQTRGTGQFLPNEGADPAIGAVGTLERCEELKVEIMCLGREVMLNAVKELVRAHPYEEVAYEVYRMEDL; encoded by the coding sequence ATGGCCTCCATTCTGTCGTCCGGCATCCTCGCCAGATCATTCAAGCACCTCCGCCTAGTGCCTGTACAGGTATCATACCTCTGCAGTCTTTCCTATATTCCCTCGCAAGCGAAAGTCGCTCAAGTGCGCAGTCCAGGGCCTCCTCTGCTCAAGCAGTCCATTGCTTACACTCACACCCGAAAAATGTCGACTTCAACCCCAATTCTAGAGCGGTACAAACTAATCTTCTTCGTTCCACCATCCCACCTCGAGCTCTGCAAAGAAGCCGTTTTCACTACAGGCGCTGGCTCCTTTCCAGGAGGTAAATACACCAAGTGTGCCTTCCAGACCCGCGGGACGGGCCAATTCCTCCCGAACGAGGGCGCGGATCCCGCCATTGGGGCGGTGGGTACGCTTGAAAGGTGCGAGGAGCTCAAGGTGGAGATTATGTGtttggggagggaggtgatgCTGAATGCGGTCAAGGAGCTGGTGAGGGCGCATCCGTATGAGGAAGTTGCATATGAGGTTTATCGGATGGAGGATTTGTAG
- a CDS encoding uncharacterized protein (ID:PFLUO_009528-T1.cds;~source:funannotate), translating into MSATPRKTGAPGSSNKSSAADPSSTNGSTTRGHARSPSATPNGLNRTPSYRGSTPVSARAAARKPGRSNLSMSNVPRMSNDPSDEEARAQNVALIDELREQLQKAETASDQYEKQLGVLQMRLDEAISEQGKLEDQAHERDSRVETLNNDIKDQARQIREMEQNHESERNAMLQEKEQQVSREEEMQATIQRLKESISQKDGRMNVEGDRQISRSSSFRNRASPDLDGQFAPSSQLERSPSRNNSNLLLQKDKLIESLRLELAESQIKLVEMENKGGGRQQELEKDLLEARMANARLMEDNESYQLLLSEKTLTGDFTKGDFMRDAHPESKDSTGGMGSLADELESVDEGPEIDPNRRAEMEIKGLKDQNKALTLYIERIISRLLQHDGFEYILDKNEDEGAVGEIHRKSGSDKELPPTPPEKDEASGPSLLQRAKSVVAGPRSTPRSRPFSLMPPPSVNQPTTNENPDTAPSIPLRGSSVRASHRRVRSEQVDPNAASVVGQMYRGRQSTGPTSPTALGPGSRQSMFTGASGYISSTSRAPSMSSQPDRAGHNSSPSVVSDIAADTASTGATSSPPRSSSGMTNYPGAVMTQNKLRPLRLVSETARLEEEESARKKANRGSWIPWFNKPPNLEETPPS; encoded by the exons ATGTCAGCGACGCCTCGCAAGACTGGAGCCCCCGGCAGTTCCAACAAATCATCGGCCGCAGATCCGTCCTCGACCAACGGGTCCACCACACGAGGCCATGCTCGCTCGCCCAGTGCCACCCCCAACGGCCTCAACCGCACCCCCTCCTACAGAGGCTCAACTCCCGTTTCCGCGCGCGCCGCTGCGAGAAAACCCGGCCGATCGAATCTCAGCATGTCGAACGTCCCGCGAATGTCGAATGACCCctcggatgaggaggcgCGGGCCCAGAATGTCGCTCTGATTGACGAGCTCAGAGAGCAGTTACAGAAGGCAGAGACCGCGTCGGATCAGTACGAGAAACAACTTGGTGTTCTACAAATGCGCCTGGACGAGGCGATCAGCGAACAGGGGAAGCTGGAGGATCAGGCTCACGAACGGGACAGCCGGGTCGAGACGTTGAACAACGATATTAAGGATCAGGCCCGCCAGATTCGTGAGATGGAACAAAATCACGAGTCGGAGCGAAACGCGATGCTGCAAGAGAAGGAGCAGCAGGTGAGccgagaggaagagatgcAGGCGACGATTCAGCGCCTGAAGGAGTCTATCTCGCAGAAGGACGGGCGCATGAACGTCGAGGGCGATCGCCAAATCTCCCGATCTT CCAGTTTCCGCAATAGGGCTTCGCCGGACCTCGATGGACAGTTTGCTCCCTCGTCGCAGCTCGAGCGCAGTCCCTCTCGCAATAATTCAAACCTTCTTCTGCAAAAGGATAAATTGATTGAATCTTTGCGCCTGGAACTAGCCGAGTCTCAGATCAAACTCGTCGAGATGGAAAACAAAGGCGGGGGCCGACAGCAAGAATTAGAAAAGGACCTTCTGGAAGCTCGCATGGCTAATGCTCGCTTGATGGAGGACAACGAGAGCTATCAACTCCTCCTGAGCGAGAAGACTCTAACTGGAGACTTTACGAAAGGCGATTTCATGCGCGATGCCCATCCGGAGAGCAAAGATTCCACCGGTGGCATGGGCTCGTTGGCTGATGAGCTCGAGTCCGTGGACGAGGGCCCTGAGATCGACCCCAACCGCCGGGCAGAAATGGAGATCAAGGGTCTCAAAGACCAGAACAAGGCCTTGACGCTGTATATCGAGCGTATCATCAGCCGCTTGCTGCAGCATGACGGGTTTGAGTACATTCTGGACAAGAATGAGGATGAAGGGGCGGTTGGCGAGATCCACCGAAAGAGTGGTAGTGATAAGGAGCTTCCTCCGACTCCCCCAGAGAAGGACGAGGCCTCTGGTCCATCGCTGTTGCAGCGGGCCAAGTCGGTCGTCGCTGGCCCTCGCTCCACGCCACGATCACGCCCGTTCAGTCTGATGCCTCCTCCTAGCGTCAACCAACCCACCACGAACGAAAACCCCGATACGGCTCCCAGCATTCCCCTCCGCGGTTCGTCCGTCCGAGCTAGCCACCGCCGCGTCCGATCGGAGCAGGTCGACCCGAACGCCGCGTCCGTCGTTGGTCAAATGTATCGCGGGCGGCAGTCCACTGGGCCGACCAGCCCCACTGCCCTGGGTCCCGGTTCCCGGCAGAGCATGTTCACGGGAGCTTCTGGGTACATCTCCAGCACGAGCCGTGCGCCATCGATGTCCAGCCAGCCCGATCGGGCCGGCCACAACAGCTCGCCCAGCGTTGTCAGTGATATCGCCGCTGATACTGCTTCGACTGGCGCGACCTCCAGCCCGCCGCGTTCCAGCAGCGGGATGACCAATTACCCTGGTGCCGTGATGACGCAAAACAAACTGCGGCCTCTGCGGCTTGTGAGCGAAACAGCCAggctggaggaagaggaatccGCACGCAAGAAGGCCAACCGGGGCAGCTGGATCCCGTGGTTCAATAAGCCGCCGAACCTGGAGGAGACACCGCCGTCGTAG
- a CDS encoding uncharacterized protein (ID:PFLUO_009524-T1.cds;~source:funannotate), giving the protein MCKHSLHEFLQGLPKCEHHVHLEGCLTPELIFQLAERNGVALPDPATNPAYVSIESLTARYDRFTSLDDFLSFYFEGMAVLRNERDFTDLAWSYFQKAHADGVHHAEVFFDPQVHQSRGVPYETIVAGFAEGCRRAEQELGLSTRLILCFVRHLSVSSAKQVYEEFVQHKHFELGVIHGLGWSSTEVGPPKDMFREIYASAAEKGIPLTAHAGEEGDPTYISAALELGAQRIDHGIRLIEDPELMKRVAREGILLTVCPLSNVRLKCVPDVSHVPIRRFLEAGVKFSINSDDPAYFGGYILDNYCAVQEAFELNVMEWRIIAENSVQESWIPNERKAQLLESIQAHVKKYMPLVGA; this is encoded by the coding sequence ATGTGCAAACATTCGCTCCACGAGTTCCTCCAGGGCCTGCCGAAATGCGAGCACCACGTCCACCTGGAGGGCTGCTTGACCCCCGAGCTCATCTTCCAACTCGCCGAGCGCAACGGGGTCGCCCTGCCCGACCCAGCCACCAACCCAGCATACGTCTCAATTGAATCTCTGACGGCGCGCTATGACCGGTTCACCTCATTGGACGATTTCCTGTCCTTCTACTTCGAGGGCATGGCCGTGCTGCGCAACGAGCGCGATTTCACCGACCTCGCCTGGTCGTATTTCCAGAAAGCCCACGCCGACGGTGTGCACCATGCCGAGGTCTTCTTCGACCCGCAAGTGCATCAGAGCCGCGGGGTCCCCTACGAGACCATCGTCGCCGGCTTCGCCGAGGGGTGCCGACGCGCAGAGCAGGAGCTGGGGCTATCGACCCGCCTGATCCTCTGCTTCGTGCGCCATCTGtccgtctcctccgcgaAACAAGTCTATGAGGAATTCGTGCAGCATAAACACTTTGAACTGGGTGTCATCCACGGCCTGGGCTGGTCCTCCACCGAAGTCGGTCCGCCCAAGGACATGTTCCGCGAGATCTACGCCTCGGCCGCGGAGAAGGGGATCCCCCTGACCGCGCACGCAGGCGAGGAAGGCGATCCAACGTACATCAGCGCCGCGCTGGAACTAGGCGCTCAGCGCATCGACCACGGGATCCGACTGATCGAGGACCCGGAGCTGATGAAACGTGTCGCGCGGGAGGGGATCCTCTTGACGGTGTGTCCGCTGTCGAACGTGCGGCTAAAGTGCGTTCCGGATGTGTCGCATGTGCCTATTCGCCGGTTCTTGGAGGCGGGCGTCAAGTTCTCGATCAACAGTGACGACCCGGCGTACTTTGGAGGTTATATCCTCGACAACTACTGTGCGGTGCAGGAGGCATTTGAGCTGAACGTGATGGAGTGGCGCATTATCGCGGAGAACAGTGTGCAGGAGAGCTGGATTCCCAATGAGCGCAAGGCACAGCTGTTGGAGTCGATCCAGGCACATGTGAAGAAGTATATGCCACTTGTGGGCGCATAG
- a CDS encoding uncharacterized protein (ID:PFLUO_009527-T1.cds;~source:funannotate), whose translation MPGPLSLFSVNAILVMSADDGSRIFAKYYSAPHPPAGIAPNSTDFPGANPYQTVKEQRAFEKGLLEKTNKSASDVILYDNRIVVFKMESDVMLYVVGSADENEVLLYNVVLSLRDALGILFKGATDKRTIVENYDLVSLTIDEIIDDGIILETDPVMIASRVSRAPAADAPNMKNIDLSEQGLLNAWEFGKRRLAEQLRQM comes from the exons ATGCCTGGtcctctgtctctcttctccgtcaATGCCATCCTAGTCATGTCGGCCGACGATGGGTCGCGCATCTTCGCCAAATACTACTCAGCACCGCATCCCCCCGCGGGCATCGCGCCCAACTCGACCGATTTCCCCGGTGCCAATCCCTACCAGACGGTGAAAGAGCAGCGGGCATTCGAGAAGGGCctgctggagaagaccaacAAGTCCGCCAGCGATGTCATCCTGTACGATAACCGCATCGTCGTGTTCAAGATGGAAAGCGACGTGATGCTGTACGTGGTGGGGAGCGCCGACGAGAACGAGGTGCTGCTGTATAACGTGGTGCTGTCTCTGCGCGATGCCCTAGGCATTCTCTTCAA GGGCGCCACCGACAAGCGCACCATCGTGGAGAACTACGACCTCGTCTCCCTGACCATTGACGAAATCATCGACGACGGAATCATCCTCGAGACTGACCCGGTCATGATCGCCTCGCGGGTTAGTCGGGCACCGGCCGCGGACGCCCCGAATATGAAGAACATCGATCTCTCGGAGCAGGGCCTGCTCAATGCGTGGGAGTTTGGCAAGCGGCGTCTGGCCGAGCAGCTGCGGCAGATGTAG
- a CDS encoding uncharacterized protein (ID:PFLUO_009522-T1.cds;~source:funannotate): MASKLFYVPRVGRQVLRQVSAQSRPFSVGPQRFSDSLSVHRNNPTNNPSIPFKFSEQNLKLADEILKRYPPQYKKAAVMPLLDLGQRQHGWTSISVMNEVARMLEIPPMRVYEVATFYTMYNREPVGKYFVQLCTTTPCQLGGCGSDAIVKAITEHLGITPGHTTEDGLFTFIEVECLGACVNAPMVQINDDYYEDLTPESVKSLLTALKDSTAAAGAGTKIPAPGPLTGRDTCENSAGLTNLKNPEEWNPETMMRKDGALDAPAQQ; the protein is encoded by the exons ATGGCTTCCAAGCTCTTTTACGTCCCGCGGGTTGGCCGCCAGGTGCTGCGCCAGGTTTCTGCCCAAAGCCGACCCTTCTCGGTCGGTCCGCAACGGTTCAGCGATTCCCTTTCCGTG CACCGCAACAACCCTACCAACAACCCGAGCATTCCGTTCAAGTTCTCCGAGCAGAACCTCAAACTCGCCGACGAGATCCTCAAGCGCTACCCGCCACAATACAAGAAGGCCGCCGTCATGCCACTGCTGGATCTGGGCCAGCGTCAGCACGGCTGGACTAGCATCAGCGTCATGAACGAGGTTGCGCGCATGCTGGAGATTCCTCCTATGCGTGTCTACGAGGTGGCCACCTTCTACACCATGTACAACCGGGAGCCGGTCGGCAAGTACTTTGTGCAGCTGTGCACTACG ACCCCCTGCCAACTCGGCGGCTGCGGCAGTGACGCCatcgtcaaggccatcacCGAACACCTGGGTATCACCCCTGGCCACACAACCGAGGACGGCCTGTTCACTTTCATCGAAGTCGAATGCCTGGGTGCCTGCGTCAATGCCCCTATGGTCCAGATTAACGACGACTACTACGAGGACCTGACCCCGGAGTCCGTCAAGTCCCTCCTCACAGCCCTCAAGGACTCCacggccgccgccggtgccggcACCAAGATCCCCGCCCCGGGCCCATTGACCGGGCGCGACACATGCGAGAACAGCGCCGGCCTGACAAACCTGAAGAACCCCGAGGAGTGGAATCCGGAGACCATGATGCGGAAGGATGGTGCATTGGACGCGCCGGCTCAGCAATAG
- a CDS encoding uncharacterized protein (ID:PFLUO_009526-T1.cds;~source:funannotate), with the protein MKQRFSSLDVQVITQELAAELVSLRVSNIYDLSSRIFLFKLAKPDHRRQLIVDSGFRTHVTQYSRTAATAPSPFVTRMRKFLKSRRITGIAQIGTDRIIDFSFSDGAYHMFLEFFAGGNIILTDREYTILALFRPVPAGEGQDETKVGLKYTVTNKQNYGGVPEITRERVKDTLNKAQELFAQEGNAPKKSKKKATEVLRRALSQGFPEYPPLLLDHAFTVKEFDPATPLDQVLGDEGLLRKVEEVLEEAQRVSESFNVGDSHPGYIVAKEDTRPRAEGESTSQNPGLLYEDFHPFKPRQFERNPDITILEFERFNATVDEYFSSIESQRLESRLTEKEEAAKRKLESVRKEHEKRIDALKDAQELHIRKADAIQDNVYRVQEAMDAVNGLIAQGMDWGEIARLIEMEQGRGNPVAQSIKLPLKLYENTVTLLLGEVGQEEDEDELASSDESESESDDDEREEQRRETESRMLSIDIDLGLTPWANATQYYEQKKVASQKQQRTTQSSEKALKSHEKKVTTDLKRSLKQEKQVLRQARTPFWFEKFIFFISSEGYLILGGRDAMQSELLYRRYLNKGDIFVHADLEGATPMVVKNRSQNADAPISPSTLSQAGNLSVATSTAWDSKAVMSAWWAHAHQVSKTAAAGGGILPTGDFQIKGEKNFLAPSQLVLGFAVMFQISKESLRNHKTQQFETPDVAEEASVPAENNEPSPPKQQPSKEIDAAANMNGHEQDEEHASDKGEDDGSAQARNPLQPDGSEVPPATQESAASDSEPESDDESVKNEDQGLGEEEEEHVDREDAEREETASVAEQEAAFQPRDPKDLSARERRSLRQGKSVDPKPPQPPRTAPTRGKRAKEKRAAAKYAHQDDEERDLALRLLGTNKGTVAKAAQAAEAKAQREREVEAQRQRRRAQHERAAEAEKKRQALFSEGGADDYDEETAAAEAADLSWIPALIGTPTPDDEIIAAIPVCAPWAALGRYKYKMKLQPGTMKKGKAVKEIIGRWVSETTAGKVKKEHAEEAGVPRADAERLRAREGELIKGWKDTEVINTMPVGKVRIMTPGGAGAGGGGDKGKAKGGGKGGGGGARGGKGGKKK; encoded by the exons ATGAAGCAGCGTTTCTCGTCATTGGACGTGCAG GTGATCACCCAGGAActggccgccgagctggtcaGCCTGCGCGTGTCCAACATCTACGATCTGTCCTCG cgcatcttcctcttcaaacTTGCCAAACCCGACCACCGCCGACAGCTTATAGTCGATTCCGGCTTCCGCACCCATGTCACCCAGTACTCCCGCACCGCCGCGACCGCCCCCTCGCCCTTCGTGACCCGCATGCGCAAGTTCCTCAAGTCTCGCCGGATCACAGGAATCGCGCAGATTGGAACAGACCGGATCATCGATTTCTCCTTCAGCGATGGCGCATACCACATGTTCCTCGAATTCTTCGCCGGCGGCAACATTATTCTCACGGACCGGGAATACACAATCCTTGCCTTGTTCCGCCCGGTGCCCGCGGGAGAGGGCCAGGACGAGACCAAGGTTGGGCTGAAATACACGGTCACCAATAAACAGAACTACGGCGGGGTTCCAGAGATCACTCGCGAGCGGGTGAAGGACACGCTGAACAAGGCGCAGGAACTCTTCGCGCAAGAGGGCAACGCCCCcaagaagtcgaagaagaaggcaacAGAGGTGCTGAGAAGAGCATTGTCGCAAGGTTTCCCGGAATACCCTCCATTGCTTTTGGACCATGCCTTTACTGTGAAGGAGTTCGATCCAGCTACGCCGCTGGACCAGGTACTTGGGGATGAAGGTCTACTTCGCAAAGTCGAAGAAGTCTTGGAAGAAGCGCAGCGAGTCTCTGAAAGCTTCAATGTCGGCGACAGTCACCCCGGCTACATTGTTGCCAAGGAAGACACTCGACCCCGtgcggagggagagagcaCATCGCAAAACCCGGGCCTTCTATATGAAGACTTCCATCCCTTCAAGCCGCGGCAGTTTGAGCGCAACCCAGACATTACGATTTTAGAATTTGAGCGTTTCAACGCGACCGTGGACGAGTACTTCTCGTCGATAGAATCCCAGCGGCTGGAGTCGAGACTGaccgagaaagaggaggCAGCGAAGCGAAAGCTGGAGTCCGTGCGGAAAGAGCATGAAAAGCGGATTGATGCGTTGAAAGATGCTCAGGAGCTCCATATTCGCAAGGCGGACGCGATCCAAGACAACGTCTACCGTGTCCAAGAAGCGATGGACGCCGTCAACGGTCTGATCGCCCAGGGCATGGATTGGGGTGAGATCGCCCGCCTGATTGAGATGGAGCAAGGACGAGGCAATCCAGTTGCACAGAGCATCAAGCTGCCTCTCAAGCTCTACGAAAATACCGTCACGTTGCTCCTTGGCGAGGTGGgccaggaggaagatgaagacgagcTTGCCTCGAGCGATGAGTCTGAGTCTGAatctgatgatgatgaaagAGAAGAGCAGAGGCGCGAGACTGAGTCTCGAATGCTATCGATCGACATCGACCTTGGACTTACTCCATGGGCAAATGCAACGCAGTACTACGAGCAAAAGAAGGTGGCCTCgcaaaagcagcagaggaCGACACAATCGTCCGAGAAGGCACTCAAGAGTCACGAGAAGAAGGTTACGACCGATCTCAAGCGGAGCCTGAAGCAGGAGAAACAGGTTCTGCGCCAGGCGCGGACGCCGTTTTGGTTTGAGAAAtttatcttcttcatttcttcGGAGGGCTACTTGATCCTGGG GGGCCGAGACGCCATGCAGAGCGAGCTGTTGTATCGGCGCTACTTGAACAAAGGCGACATTTTTGTGCATGCAGACCTGGAAGGAGCGACTCCGATGGTTGTTAAGAACAGATCCCAGAATGCGGATGCGCCAATCTCTCCTAGCACTCTATCTCAAGCGGGCAATTTGTCCGTCGCCACCTCGACCGCATGGGATTCCAAGGCCGTCATGTCTGCTTGGTGGGCACATGCCCATCAAGTGTCCAAgacggcagcagcaggtggCGGAATCTTGCCGACAGGCGACTTCCAGAtcaagggagagaagaactTCCTGGCGCCCTCGCAACTGGTCCTTGGGTTCGCAGTCATGTTTCAGATCAGCAAAGAAAGCCTTCGGAATCACAAAACACAACAATTCGAAACACCTGATGTCGCAGAGGAGGCTTCTGTGCCTGCCGAAAACAACGAACCTTCGCCTCCCAAACAACAACCATCGAAGGAGATAGACGCCGCAGCCAATATGAATGGACATGAGCAGGATGAAGAGCACGCGTCCGACAAAGGCGAAGATGACGGAAGTGCACAGGCCAGAAACCCCCTGCAGCCAGATGGTTCTGAAGTTCCGCCCGCTACTCAAGAATCCGCAGCATCAGACTCTGAACCTGAATCTGATGACGAGAGTGTCAAGaatgaagatcaaggactgggtgaggaagaggaggaacaTGTCGACAGAGAAGATGCCGAGAGGGAAGAAACCGCCTCAGTAGCTGAACAAGAAGCCGCATTTCAACCCAGAGATCCGAAGGATCTTTCTGCACGCGAAAGACGCTCTTTGCGACAGGGCAAGTCTGTTGACCCAAAACCGCCACAACCTCCCCGGACAGCTCCCACCCGAGGCAAGCgggcgaaggagaagcgCGCAGCTGCCAAGTACGCACACCAAGATGACGAAGAACGTGATCTGGCACTCCGACTTCTCGGTACCAACAAGGGTACAGTTGCAAAGGCGGCCCAGGCGGCCGAAGCCAAAGCTCAGCGGGAACGAGAAGTCGAAGCACAGAGACAACGACGTCGGGCCCAGCATGAGCGTGCCGCGGAAGCCGAGAAAAAGCGTCAGGCTCTCTTTTCCGAGGGAGGCGCGGACGACTACGACGAAgagaccgccgccgccgaagctgcAGATCTATCTTGGATCCCAGCGCTGATCGGAACACCCACTCCAGACGACGAGATTATTGCCGCTATTCCAGTTTGTGCACCATGGGCTGCCCTGGGACGGTACAAGTACAAAATGAAACTACAACCCGGCACAatgaagaagggcaaggccgtcaaggagATTATCGGCCGGTGGGTATCAGAGACAACCGCTGGCAAAGTCAAGAAGGAACATGCCGAGGAAGCCGGTGTTCCTCGTGCGGATGCAGAGCGGTTGCGGGCGCGCGAGGGAGAGTTGATCAAGGGCTGGAAGGACACGGAGGTCATTAATACCATGCCCGTGGGCAAAGTGCGAATCATGACCCCTggcggtgctggggctggaggtggaggtgATAAAGGGAAAGCCAAGGGTGGCGGTAaaggtggtgggggtggtgCTAGGGGAGGGAAaggtggaaagaagaagtaa
- a CDS encoding uncharacterized protein (ID:PFLUO_009529-T1.cds;~source:funannotate) → MAPKKSKKGSDNINSRLALVMKSGKVTLGAKSTMKTLRSGKAKLVIIAANTPPLRKSELEYYAMLAKTPVHHFSGNNIELGTACGKLFRCATMAILDAGDSDILTGTV, encoded by the exons ATGGCCcccaagaagagcaagaagggTTCCGACAAC ATCAACTCCAGGCTCGCCCTGGTGATGAAGTCCGGTAAGGTCACCCTGGGTGCTAAGTCGACCATGAAGACTCTGCGCTCGGGCAAAGCCAAGCTGGTCATCATCGCGGCCAACACTCCTCCCCTCCGCAAGAGCGAGCTCGAGTACTACGCCATGCTCGCCAAGACCCCCGTCCACCACTTCTCGGGCAACAAC ATCGAGCTGGGTACCGCCTGCGGTAAGCTCTTCCGCTGCGCGACCATGGCCATCCTGGATGCCGGTGACTCCGACATCCTCACTGGTACCGTTTAA
- a CDS encoding uncharacterized protein (ID:PFLUO_009525-T1.cds;~source:funannotate), protein MAAQETTRVISVERLSQGPGDRSLAEWWEAERSKQTPEAKAIEEAAHLLRASEIPVAFPTETVYGLGADATRSAAVQGIYKAKQRPSDNPLIIHVDSVDMLDRLLNPTLQSSPSVAKMPRIGIPQIYKPLIERFWPGPLTIILPNPSGSELAAEVTSNLTTFGVRMPSSPLARLLIHVTDRPLAAPSANASTKPSPTTAQHVYHDLHGRIDLILDGGPSGLGVESTVVDGLCEPPAVLRPGGVGIEALRECAGWEDVVVAYHDSTLDVKEIPRAPGMKYRHYSPKARVVLFEAGSNLDGVVAHVRKDLQDTAIGAHTIGIVRTRNWAQGLNLAPAAEMARTLTPVSAAIDNLVSFPIPVLETGSPSSRTKMAYDHHLGSDAVSIAHGLFATLRALDELDVDVIYVEGVSDRDGDLAAAVMNRLRKAAGMEWKV, encoded by the coding sequence ATGGCGGCCCAGGAGACCACCCGGGTTATCTCTGTCGAACGACTCAGCCAGGGACCGGGCGACCGATCTCTGGCGGAGTGGTGGGAGGCCGAACGCAGCAAACAAACCCCTGAAGCCAAGGCTatcgaagaagccgcccATCTACTCCGCGCCAGCGAAATTCCCGTCGCTTTCCCAACCGAGACCGTGTACGGACTGGGTGCCGATGCGACTCGCAGCGCCGCCGTCCAGGGGATCTACAAGGCGAAACAACGACCATCGGATAACCCGCTGATCATCCATGTTGATTCCGTCGACATGCTTGATCGCCTCCTCAACCCCACCCTGCAGAGCAGCCCCAGCGTAGCCAAGATGCCGCGCATCGGTATTCCGCAAATATACAAGCCTCTGATCGAGCGGTTCTGGCCGGGCCCGCTGACAATCATCCTCCCCAATCCTTCTGGGTCTGAGCTGGCTGCAGAGGTGACCTCCAATCTGACGACATTTGGTGTGCGCatgccttcttctccgctggCGCGCCTTCTCATCCATGTCACGGACCGCCCGCTTGCCGCGCCGTCGGCCAACGCCTCTACGAAGCCCTCTCCGACCACAGCGCAGCATGTCTACCACGACCTCCATGGACGGATCGATCTAATTCTAGACGGCGGCCCATCCGGCCTGGGAGTTGAGAGCACAGTGGTCGACGGACTCTGTGAGCCGCCCGCTGTTCTCCGGCCAGGCGGCGTTGGCATTGAAGCGCTGCGCGAGTGCGCCGGTTGGGAAGACGTGGTTGTCGCATACCACGACAGTACATTGGACGTGAAGGAGATCCCGCGCGCTCCCGGCATGAAATACCGACACTACTCGCCCAAAGCGCGGGTGGTACTGTTCGAAGCTGGGTCAAACCTGGATGGAGTCGTGGCTCACGTCCGCAAAGATCTACAAGACACTGCTATAGGCGCGCATACCATCGGCATTGTGCGCACGCGCAATTGGGCACAGGGACTGAATCTAGCGCCGGCCGCCGAAATGGCTCGGACCTTGACTCCCGTGTCTGCGGCTATCGATAACCTGGTCAGCTTCCCGATCCCCGTCCTCGAGACCGGCAGCCCGAGCAGCCGGACCAAGATGGCAtatgatcatcatctcggCTCGGATGCGGTCTCGATTGCACATGGACTGTTTGCTACCTTGCGCGCCCTGGACGAACTCGACGTCGATGTCATCTACGTCGAAGGCGTTTCAGACCGAGACGGCGATTTGGCAGCCGCGGTGATGAACCGACTACGCAAAGCGGCAGGGATGGAATGGAAGGTCTAG